One Bifidobacterium angulatum DSM 20098 = JCM 7096 DNA window includes the following coding sequences:
- a CDS encoding cell division protein PerM, with protein MKKKTSVTSIFKGTLAAAGALFIYAIPLGCFIALMLLVVSMEDGSDGLTALTVSLTEGMVLLSQGVPFTFGTITMAIMPLTLSVLLIALIAQCLKKAGPKADVWLSGLLAWVLLNQFCIRFTHMPIHDDNLSIAGKSAVIWLLGTALAIISSTAQTRKLRDIWRKQIPQGVRSVFVVSVTVSLAVVTLMLLIGLIAVIAWVVNGNASVNKLFELTNMHTGSRIMTSISYLAWLPNMVIWAISWITGAGFAIGDLGTFTLWVGQSTNLPPLPLFGIFPSPVSDSGTRLALQMCIPMACALSAITAMLFGPLKIRLPQQTERHETRHLVSLMIRHALMLCGAAIIILLLSWGMFAVSNGALGEKHLATVGVDVVASMRMVGWAIRQGFIAAWLVAVIAVALLYGIRWLLASRRNASDDSMPTQISLQTTAREENDDSKSSD; from the coding sequence ATGAAGAAGAAGACATCGGTTACCTCGATTTTCAAAGGAACCCTTGCAGCGGCAGGCGCATTGTTCATCTATGCCATACCGCTTGGCTGCTTCATCGCATTGATGCTGTTGGTCGTTTCCATGGAAGACGGCAGTGATGGTCTTACCGCCCTCACCGTATCGCTGACGGAAGGCATGGTGTTGCTTTCGCAAGGCGTGCCATTCACTTTCGGTACCATCACAATGGCGATTATGCCGCTGACGCTTAGCGTTCTTCTTATTGCACTGATCGCCCAGTGTCTGAAAAAAGCCGGTCCGAAAGCTGACGTATGGCTTTCCGGGTTGCTGGCATGGGTGTTGCTTAATCAGTTCTGCATCAGATTCACCCACATGCCGATTCATGACGACAATCTGTCTATTGCCGGCAAATCTGCTGTGATCTGGCTGCTGGGTACTGCACTGGCCATCATCTCATCGACTGCGCAGACAAGGAAGCTTCGTGATATATGGCGCAAGCAGATTCCTCAAGGCGTACGCTCCGTCTTCGTCGTATCGGTCACGGTATCACTAGCAGTAGTGACATTGATGCTGCTTATCGGGCTGATTGCGGTCATCGCATGGGTGGTGAACGGCAATGCATCCGTGAACAAGCTGTTTGAACTTACCAATATGCATACCGGCTCACGGATCATGACATCCATCTCATACCTGGCATGGTTGCCGAATATGGTGATTTGGGCGATTTCCTGGATTACCGGAGCCGGTTTCGCCATCGGCGATCTGGGTACGTTCACATTATGGGTAGGGCAGTCCACCAATCTGCCGCCGTTGCCATTGTTCGGCATTTTCCCAAGCCCGGTTTCGGATTCGGGAACACGTCTTGCCCTGCAAATGTGCATCCCAATGGCATGCGCTTTGTCGGCCATCACGGCGATGCTGTTCGGCCCGCTGAAGATTCGTCTTCCGCAGCAAACAGAACGCCATGAGACTCGGCATCTTGTCTCGCTCATGATTCGCCATGCACTTATGCTATGCGGCGCGGCCATCATTATCCTGCTGCTGTCATGGGGCATGTTCGCCGTTTCGAACGGTGCGTTGGGGGAGAAGCATCTTGCGACGGTAGGCGTGGATGTCGTGGCTTCGATGCGCATGGTCGGCTGGGCAATTCGTCAGGGATTCATCGCGGCATGGCTGGTTGCAGTCATCGCCGTTGCACTACTGTATGGCATCCGTTGGCTTCTGGCATCCAGACGGAACGCTTCGGATGATTCCATGCCAACACAGATTTCATTGCAAACAACAGCAAGGGAGGAAAACGATGACAGCAAGTCGTCCGATTAA
- the der gene encoding bifunctional cytidylate kinase/GTPase Der codes for MIRVAIDGPAGVGKSSTSKALAKYFGFAYLDTGAMYRACAWWCLKQGIDLDAEQIDERVVTETVGEFFTGDHFDISVDPDKPAVSADGEDISEAIRSSEVSTHVSKVSNIIPVRNVLIAAQRAYIAREESADSFSGGLGVVAEGRDITTVVAPDAEVRVLLTAREEVRQARRSGQSTAGVGAEDVAARDRMDSKVTSFMTAADGVTTVDNSDMDFEHTLDVLIDMVENAIEEQEYERYAANLEDYELDEGDEALISNTNRDDSSDNGKGKSVGVLAIVGRPNVGKSSLVNRILGHRVAVVEDTPGVTRDRVSYDAEWAGTDFKLVDTGGWEVDVEGIDSAIASQAEVAVNLADAVVLVVDGQVGLTNTEERIVKMLRASGKPVTLAVNKIDDRESEYLAAEFWKLGLGEPYAVSAMHGRGVGELLDAAIDSLKKAEKTSGYLTPSHLRRVALVGRPNVGKSSLLNQLANEERTVVNDLAGTTRDPVDEIVSMDGEDWLFIDTAGIKRRQHKLKGAEYYSSLRTQAAIERCELALVLFDASVPISDQDLKVMSSAVDAGRAIVLVFNKWDAMDEFDKQRLERLWATEFDRVTWAQRVNISAKTGWHTNRLTRAMREALQSWDTRVPTGKLNAFLGQLQAAHPHPLRGGKQPRILFATQASTRPPRFVIFATGFLEHGYRRFIERSLREEFGFEGSPIQISVNIREKKKRK; via the coding sequence GTGATTCGTGTTGCCATTGACGGTCCCGCCGGCGTAGGCAAATCCTCTACGTCCAAAGCGTTGGCCAAGTATTTTGGATTCGCATACCTCGATACTGGCGCCATGTATCGTGCCTGCGCATGGTGGTGCCTGAAGCAGGGTATCGATCTGGACGCCGAGCAGATCGATGAGCGAGTGGTCACCGAAACGGTGGGAGAGTTCTTCACCGGCGACCATTTCGATATCAGCGTCGATCCCGATAAGCCAGCCGTAAGCGCGGACGGTGAGGATATCTCCGAGGCGATTCGTTCCTCCGAGGTGTCCACCCATGTTTCGAAGGTGTCGAACATCATTCCGGTACGAAACGTACTCATCGCCGCGCAGCGAGCCTATATCGCGCGCGAGGAATCGGCTGATTCCTTCTCCGGCGGCCTGGGCGTTGTGGCCGAAGGGCGTGACATCACCACGGTTGTCGCCCCCGATGCGGAGGTCCGCGTTCTTCTGACGGCCCGTGAGGAAGTGCGTCAAGCCCGCCGTTCCGGCCAAAGCACAGCCGGCGTGGGTGCGGAGGATGTTGCCGCACGCGATCGTATGGACTCCAAGGTAACGAGTTTCATGACCGCCGCAGATGGTGTTACCACCGTCGACAATTCGGATATGGACTTCGAGCACACGCTTGACGTACTTATCGATATGGTCGAAAACGCCATCGAAGAACAGGAATACGAGCGTTACGCCGCCAATCTTGAGGACTATGAGCTGGATGAGGGCGATGAGGCGCTGATCTCCAACACCAACCGTGATGACTCTTCCGATAACGGTAAGGGCAAGTCGGTCGGCGTGCTTGCCATCGTCGGCCGCCCGAATGTGGGCAAGTCCTCGCTGGTCAACCGTATTCTCGGCCATCGTGTCGCCGTCGTGGAAGACACCCCGGGTGTGACTCGAGATCGTGTCAGCTACGATGCGGAATGGGCAGGCACCGATTTCAAACTGGTGGATACCGGCGGCTGGGAGGTCGACGTCGAGGGCATCGATTCCGCCATCGCCTCGCAGGCCGAAGTGGCTGTAAACCTTGCCGATGCCGTCGTACTCGTGGTGGACGGGCAAGTCGGTTTGACCAATACCGAGGAGCGTATCGTCAAGATGCTGCGTGCTTCCGGTAAGCCGGTCACACTGGCGGTCAATAAGATCGACGATCGTGAAAGCGAATATCTCGCCGCTGAATTCTGGAAGTTGGGGCTTGGCGAGCCGTATGCCGTTTCCGCCATGCATGGCAGAGGAGTAGGCGAGCTGCTTGATGCCGCCATCGATTCATTGAAGAAGGCTGAGAAAACCTCCGGCTATCTCACGCCTTCGCATTTGCGTCGTGTGGCTCTGGTCGGCCGCCCGAATGTGGGCAAGTCCTCGCTGCTTAACCAGCTGGCCAACGAGGAACGCACCGTGGTCAACGATTTGGCAGGTACCACCCGTGATCCGGTCGATGAAATCGTGTCGATGGACGGCGAGGATTGGCTGTTTATCGATACGGCGGGCATCAAGCGTCGTCAGCATAAGCTTAAGGGCGCGGAATACTATTCCTCGCTGCGCACGCAGGCCGCGATTGAACGTTGTGAGCTTGCTTTGGTGTTGTTCGATGCGTCCGTGCCGATTTCGGATCAGGACCTGAAGGTGATGAGCTCGGCCGTCGACGCAGGCCGTGCCATCGTCCTGGTGTTCAACAAGTGGGACGCCATGGACGAGTTCGACAAGCAGCGTCTTGAACGTCTGTGGGCCACCGAGTTCGATCGTGTCACCTGGGCGCAGCGTGTGAACATCTCTGCCAAAACCGGATGGCACACCAACCGTCTGACCCGTGCCATGCGTGAAGCCTTGCAGTCGTGGGATACTCGTGTCCCCACCGGTAAGCTCAACGCTTTCCTGGGGCAACTGCAGGCAGCTCACCCGCATCCGCTGCGTGGCGGCAAGCAGCCGCGCATCCTTTTTGCGACGCAGGCTTCCACCAGACCTCCGCGTTTCGTGATTTTCGCCACCGGATTCCTGGAGCACGGCTACCGCCGATTCATCGAGCGTTCTTTGCGTGAGGAGTTCGGTTTTGAAGGTTCGCCGATTCAGATTTCGGTGAATATCCGAGAAAAGAAGAAGCGCAAGTAG
- a CDS encoding MIP/aquaporin family protein — protein sequence MTSPITVPSEDVLPETVEHESPLPLRIGAELLGTFIVCFAVYVLCTFGSIVFSLNLAYIAIGTGLAYMAATLFLGRISGGQFNPAITVAAMLTGKTKVLDGILYIIFQVLGSALAGLLIKSLLPVSSTITAKQWLTTAVNGFDKGSIAYTTLQQYGLNFSVSQAAAVEIVASLVIIAVAMTQYGSKNYAAYMGIVYGFGTVVAFPVTAASLNPARSTGIALFAYNQGLTQNPLTQLWLFWVCPVLAAAVVALAMMVKMPKKGDDPAQLNAYDEANADQGESVEASEKEAADIDTETTQESEAEVRDEQSDAKTDSDNGVERD from the coding sequence ATGACATCTCCTATAACCGTCCCTTCGGAGGATGTGCTACCTGAAACAGTCGAGCATGAAAGCCCGTTGCCTTTGCGCATCGGCGCGGAGCTGCTGGGCACGTTCATCGTGTGTTTCGCCGTTTATGTGCTCTGCACATTCGGCTCCATCGTCTTCAGTCTCAATCTCGCTTATATCGCCATCGGCACCGGTCTGGCCTATATGGCGGCGACCCTCTTCCTCGGCAGGATTTCCGGCGGCCAGTTCAACCCCGCGATTACCGTGGCCGCCATGCTTACCGGTAAGACCAAGGTCCTGGATGGCATTCTCTACATCATTTTCCAGGTGCTCGGCAGCGCGTTGGCCGGCCTGCTGATCAAGTCCCTGCTTCCTGTTTCCAGCACCATTACCGCCAAGCAGTGGCTGACCACCGCGGTCAACGGTTTTGACAAGGGCTCCATTGCATACACCACGTTGCAGCAGTACGGCCTGAACTTCTCCGTCAGCCAGGCCGCCGCAGTGGAGATCGTGGCTTCACTTGTCATCATCGCAGTGGCGATGACCCAGTATGGTTCAAAGAACTACGCCGCATACATGGGCATTGTGTACGGGTTCGGCACGGTTGTCGCATTCCCCGTCACCGCGGCTTCCCTCAATCCCGCACGATCCACCGGCATCGCGCTGTTTGCCTACAACCAAGGTCTTACTCAGAACCCATTGACTCAGCTATGGCTGTTCTGGGTGTGCCCGGTATTGGCCGCCGCAGTGGTTGCTCTGGCCATGATGGTGAAAATGCCCAAGAAGGGCGACGATCCCGCGCAGCTGAACGCTTATGACGAGGCGAATGCCGATCAGGGCGAATCCGTGGAAGCCTCGGAGAAGGAAGCTGCGGATATCGACACCGAGACAACGCAGGAGTCAGAAGCTGAAGTACGTGACGAGCAGTCCGACGCCAAGACAGATTCCGATAATGGAGTCGAACGCGACTGA
- the purH gene encoding bifunctional phosphoribosylaminoimidazolecarboxamide formyltransferase/IMP cyclohydrolase has protein sequence MTASRPIKRALVSVFHKEGIETLAKAFVEAGTEVVSTGSTAKRLAELGVTVTEVSEVTGFPECLDGRVKTLDPHIHAGILADMTNPDHAAQLEQFGIKPFDLVVVNLYPFADTVRSGANEADTIEKIDIGGPTMVRAAAKNSATVAIITDPADYALVAGRISNGEGFTLEERRWLAGKAFAHTASYDATINEWTAKHWPKPSTVEPTEEENETPVNETVFPATFTRTWDRSHMLRYGENSHQQGALYLDPLNQTGFAHAEQLGGKPMSYNNYVDADAAWRAAWDMAPAIAVAVVKHNNPCGLAIGATAAEAHKKAHACDPMSAYGGVIACNTTVTLEMAESVRPIFTEVIVAPNYEPEALELLRTKKKNLRILKVAEPANPKTQFRQIEGGLLVQQPDLINAPGDNPDAWKLVSGEPADEATLKDLVFAWRAIRCVKSNAILIAHNEATVGIGMGQVNRVDSCHLAVDRANTLADGKDRVTGSVAASDAFFPFADGAEVLMNAGVKAIVQPGGSIRDEEVIEAAKNAGVTMYLTGTRHFLH, from the coding sequence ATGACAGCAAGTCGTCCGATTAAGAGGGCGCTGGTCTCGGTCTTTCACAAGGAAGGCATCGAGACTCTCGCCAAGGCTTTCGTCGAAGCCGGTACCGAAGTGGTTTCCACCGGCTCCACCGCAAAGCGTTTGGCCGAACTAGGCGTAACCGTCACCGAGGTAAGCGAGGTCACCGGTTTCCCCGAGTGCCTGGATGGCCGTGTCAAAACACTCGACCCGCATATCCACGCGGGTATTCTCGCGGATATGACCAACCCGGATCATGCCGCCCAGTTGGAGCAATTCGGCATCAAGCCGTTTGATTTGGTGGTTGTGAACCTGTATCCGTTCGCCGATACGGTGCGTTCCGGCGCCAATGAGGCCGATACGATCGAGAAGATCGATATCGGCGGGCCTACGATGGTTCGTGCCGCCGCCAAGAACAGCGCCACTGTCGCCATCATCACCGATCCGGCCGACTATGCGCTGGTTGCCGGCCGCATCAGCAATGGAGAAGGCTTCACACTCGAAGAACGTCGTTGGCTTGCAGGCAAGGCCTTTGCCCACACCGCTTCCTACGACGCCACCATCAATGAGTGGACCGCCAAGCATTGGCCGAAGCCTTCCACGGTGGAGCCCACGGAGGAGGAGAACGAGACGCCGGTGAATGAAACCGTGTTCCCCGCCACCTTCACTCGTACGTGGGATCGCTCCCATATGCTGCGCTATGGCGAGAACAGCCATCAGCAGGGTGCGTTGTATCTCGACCCGCTCAACCAGACTGGCTTCGCCCATGCCGAACAGCTGGGTGGCAAGCCTATGAGCTACAACAATTATGTGGATGCCGATGCCGCTTGGCGTGCCGCGTGGGACATGGCTCCGGCCATCGCCGTTGCAGTGGTCAAGCATAATAACCCATGCGGTTTGGCCATTGGCGCGACTGCCGCCGAAGCACATAAGAAGGCCCATGCCTGCGATCCGATGAGCGCCTATGGCGGCGTCATCGCGTGCAACACCACCGTCACGCTTGAGATGGCGGAAAGCGTGCGCCCGATTTTCACCGAAGTCATCGTGGCACCGAACTACGAGCCTGAAGCGCTGGAACTGTTGCGTACCAAGAAGAAGAATCTGCGTATTCTCAAGGTCGCCGAACCGGCAAATCCGAAGACGCAGTTCCGTCAGATCGAAGGCGGTCTGCTGGTGCAGCAGCCGGATCTCATCAACGCCCCCGGCGACAACCCCGATGCATGGAAACTCGTGTCCGGCGAACCTGCTGACGAGGCCACGCTGAAGGATCTCGTATTCGCATGGCGCGCCATCCGCTGCGTAAAGTCGAACGCCATTCTTATCGCGCATAACGAGGCCACTGTCGGCATCGGCATGGGTCAGGTCAACCGTGTGGATTCCTGTCATCTTGCCGTAGATCGTGCCAATACGCTGGCCGACGGTAAGGATCGCGTCACTGGTTCCGTTGCGGCATCCGATGCGTTCTTCCCGTTTGCGGACGGCGCCGAAGTGTTGATGAACGCCGGCGTGAAAGCCATTGTGCAGCCCGGCGGCTCCATTCGAGATGAAGAGGTCATCGAAGCGGCCAAGAACGCCGGCGTGACCATGTATCTCACCGGAACGCGCCACTTCCTGCACTGA
- a CDS encoding DUF3017 domain-containing protein: protein MHDHPFVSEAHEGKPWFEWCVAIIVVISGIVAAFGYTTAATVSISVTAIVSGLVRLILREKSPWKVRSVAFDSIIGICLGVGLLVTYFSF from the coding sequence ATGCACGATCATCCGTTCGTCAGTGAAGCCCATGAGGGCAAACCATGGTTTGAATGGTGCGTTGCCATCATCGTTGTTATCTCCGGCATCGTCGCCGCATTTGGATATACAACGGCCGCCACGGTATCGATTTCCGTGACGGCCATCGTATCTGGCTTAGTGCGCTTGATTCTACGCGAAAAAAGCCCTTGGAAAGTGCGTTCAGTCGCGTTCGACTCCATTATCGGAATCTGTCTTGGCGTCGGACTGCTCGTCACGTACTTCAGCTTCTGA
- the sucD gene encoding succinate--CoA ligase subunit alpha produces MALFIEDDAPVIVQGITGHQGMVHTARMLKAGTNIVGGVNARKAGLDVTYPAARNGEDATIHVFASCAEAKAATGAVASVVFVPPRFAKDAVVEAIEAGIKLIVVITEGIPVADSAYFVELALRNGVRIVGPNCPGLVTFASSEQTHGVNLGIIPDGIVKRGPLGLVSKSGTLTYQLMGELSDIGFTACLGAGGDPIVGTTLVEALQAFEADENTKAVMMIGEIGGNAEQDAAQWASEHMTKPVVAYIAGFTAPEGKQMGHAGAIVSGGKGTAQDKKEALEAVGIKVGRTPAQAADFMRKAIAAIQ; encoded by the coding sequence ATGGCATTGTTCATCGAAGATGATGCCCCTGTTATCGTTCAAGGCATCACCGGGCATCAGGGTATGGTGCACACCGCACGAATGCTGAAGGCGGGAACCAATATCGTCGGCGGCGTCAATGCACGCAAGGCCGGTCTGGATGTTACCTATCCGGCGGCGCGCAATGGCGAGGACGCCACCATTCACGTTTTTGCGTCCTGTGCCGAAGCCAAGGCCGCTACGGGAGCGGTGGCCTCCGTGGTGTTCGTTCCGCCTCGATTCGCCAAGGATGCGGTGGTGGAAGCCATCGAAGCCGGCATTAAGCTCATCGTGGTCATCACCGAAGGCATTCCGGTGGCGGATTCGGCATATTTCGTAGAACTTGCGTTGCGCAACGGTGTACGCATCGTGGGGCCGAACTGCCCGGGACTTGTCACTTTCGCATCCTCCGAACAGACCCATGGCGTGAATCTCGGCATTATCCCCGATGGCATCGTCAAGCGTGGTCCGCTTGGACTGGTTTCCAAGTCCGGTACTCTCACCTATCAGCTGATGGGCGAATTGAGCGATATCGGTTTCACCGCATGTTTGGGAGCCGGAGGCGATCCGATCGTCGGTACCACGCTGGTCGAGGCATTGCAGGCGTTCGAAGCCGACGAGAACACCAAGGCGGTAATGATGATCGGCGAAATCGGCGGCAATGCCGAACAGGATGCCGCGCAGTGGGCCAGCGAACATATGACCAAGCCTGTGGTCGCTTACATCGCCGGATTCACGGCTCCTGAGGGCAAGCAGATGGGGCATGCCGGCGCCATTGTCTCCGGTGGCAAGGGCACTGCACAAGATAAGAAGGAAGCCCTGGAAGCCGTAGGCATTAAGGTCGGGCGTACGCCTGCGCAGGCGGCTGACTTCATGCGCAAGGCCATCGCAGCAATCCAGTGA
- a CDS encoding pseudouridine synthase gives MPNAYSRARKAHDNNQEGIRLQKLLAQAGFGSRRKCEQMITDGRVEVDGELVTELGTRVDPTHQQIRVDGSRVRISNKHITLALNKPRKVLSAMDDPKGRYTLRDIVGDKYERIFHMGRLDYDSEGLILMTNDGELSQHVMHPKYEVEKTYIATLEGRISGTVCRRLVTTGVQLDDGWIKLDRCAIIDATHDTTIVKVVLHSGKNRIVRRIFGSIGFPVKRLVRTQIGPIKLGDLKSGSYRVLSQTEVRSLSKEVGL, from the coding sequence ATGCCAAACGCATATTCCCGTGCCAGGAAGGCACACGACAATAATCAAGAAGGCATTCGCCTGCAGAAGCTGCTTGCACAGGCCGGATTCGGTTCCCGCCGCAAATGCGAGCAGATGATCACCGATGGACGGGTGGAAGTGGACGGCGAGCTGGTCACCGAACTCGGCACCCGTGTCGATCCGACGCATCAGCAGATCCGTGTCGACGGTTCGCGCGTCCGTATCAGCAACAAGCACATCACCCTCGCCTTGAATAAGCCTCGCAAGGTGTTGTCCGCCATGGACGATCCGAAGGGCCGCTACACGTTGCGCGACATCGTCGGAGACAAGTACGAGCGCATCTTCCACATGGGTCGCTTGGATTACGATTCCGAAGGCCTGATCCTGATGACGAACGACGGCGAGTTGAGCCAGCACGTCATGCATCCCAAGTACGAGGTGGAGAAGACGTATATCGCCACGTTGGAAGGGCGAATCTCCGGCACGGTGTGTCGTCGACTGGTCACCACAGGCGTGCAGCTTGACGACGGTTGGATCAAGCTTGACCGTTGTGCGATCATCGACGCAACGCACGATACGACAATCGTCAAGGTCGTGCTGCATTCGGGCAAGAACCGTATCGTCCGTCGTATCTTCGGATCCATCGGCTTCCCTGTAAAGCGCCTGGTACGTACGCAGATCGGCCCGATTAAGCTTGGCGATCTGAAATCCGGTTCCTACCGTGTATTGAGCCAGACTGAGGTCCGTTCGCTGTCCAAGGAGGTCGGACTGTGA